A window of the Trichoderma asperellum chromosome 4, complete sequence genome harbors these coding sequences:
- a CDS encoding uncharacterized protein (EggNog:ENOG41) gives MPSITYQAKVGSGATPFYGQLIVSNLQYDDGSEVTIKNFLGITFKSPSSLRKDDVIVSTNPWQNVTPTVDFNQIDDSTFLITVKLNFENPYKFNVSDTITFGINGDLTKHPDTYLDSFAFAADALPDTDGTVEITAASAPDPALASLKVSLVFQQGFQKTPVDVPLDDTTSVKLPAGDYTVSAAELATEDQTTVAATQVSPTSLTVKTGESTDVEVSFGSVSKYSAVDVTIGDISALQGEKFHVQLTVDGNLLTDFYSPVNHTTSLRRLPAEGTLEVSVDGITLNNVKYTLPAKSETLSAELFTFTFGEDDVKSSPVDTTGFVELPIVVKSDIEVDQDILVRLTSMDVVYTQKVPAKAGTTPFSVPVAPGDYTVGSASFINSGTVYVVEAATNLTVAKDGSTVLELELLKGAELNVKGFPDHLSFGALVDLTPNNVKDLVAARISSIFKYAGIDGAGDKHVYLTDDTATRRTIQLARDVEKELADGSKVLPVMISYTCNLSLGYIDQQLQDTKGLTCSLANLILALNIANGAIDDDHPVPAGFIVNADFLGEGQKENLTDYPMPVREPLQGALDHWKIDKEIPASITDTFAGYTHGVNWLIRTVAPSVTFGWQVNIWGGGTSTWIYNSGPDNNDPFVEANKTTAYIKKLGTYDGEFAPDFLAIDRYEADDWTRRAYPNGYFYGPYEWRRYYDFVKDVSVSLQVPVMPWQIPASHAPLVTDTVSSDYDSQHWGTGGSYLLGDADINSDYHNINPTVLLLELNPTLIKAKTAAEVWQRGEPFDLSQPAYLDFPLRGIFAVLLGGGSTTGVISTVGNAGPWVTDRLNAYAHNPIGFDDTSSDASKAKASQSTRIVGWWSKLWKEWRGAENA, from the coding sequence ATGCCTTCTATCACGTACCAAGCTAAGGTTGGTTCGGGTGCAACCCCATTTTACGGTCAATTGATTGTCTCGAATCTTCAATATGACGACGGTTCAGAAGTGACCATCAAGAATTTCCTTGGCATTACGTTCAAGTCGCCCTCTAGCCTTCGAAAAGATGATGTTATTGTGTCCACCAATCCTTGGCAGAATGTCACGCCAACGGTCGATTTCAATCAGATTGACGATTCAACTTTTCTCATTACagtaaagcttaattttGAAAACCCTTATAAATTCAACGTTTCTGATACCATAACATTTGGTATCAATGGTGACTTAACCAAACATCCCGATACGTATCTGGACTCTTTCGCCTTTGCCGCTGATGCGTTGCCCGATACAGATGGGACAGTTGAAATCACTGCCGCATCTGCTCCTGACCCAGCTCTCGCCTCTCTCAAGGTGTCTCTTGTTTTCCAACAAGGGTTTCAAAAGACCCCCGTCGATGTGCCTCTCGATGACACCACATCGGTGAAACTACCGGCTGGTGATTACACTGTTTCAGCAGCGGAACTCGCTACAGAAGATCAAACAACTGTTGCTGCAACTCAGGTGTCACCCACATCTCTGACCGTCAAAACTGGCGAGTCAACCGATGTCGAGGTCTCTTTCGGCTCTGTATCGAAATACAGTGCCGTGGATGTGACTATTGGAGATATTTCGGCGCTTCAAGGTGAAAAGTTTCACGTGCAGCTGACCGTCGACGGTAATCTGCTCACGGATTTCTACAGCCCTGTAAACCACACGACTTCACTGCGACGTCTTCCGGCAGAAGGAACTCTTGAAGTGTCAGTTGATGGAATCACTCTGAATAATGTTAAATATACACTCCCTGCGAAGAGTGAGACTCTTTCGGCCGAGTTATTCACTTTTACATTCGGCGAAGACGATGTAAAGTCTTCGCCTGTTGACACCACGGGTTTTGTCGAGCTACCCATCGTCGTAAAATCCGACATTGAGGTTGATCAAGACATTTTGGTGCGCCTCACCTCAATGGATGTGGTCTATACCCAAAAAGTCCCTGCTAAAGCTGGCACTACACCGTTCTCTGTGCCGGTAGCCCCAGGCGATTACACGGTCGGTAGCGCAAGCTTTATCAACAGCGGGACTGTGTATGTGGTTGAAGCTGCAACCAATTTGACTGTGGCGAAAGATGGCAGCACGGTTCTTGAACTTGAGCTGCTGAAGGGAGCTGAGCTTAATGTTAAAGGCTTTCCTGATCATCTGAGCTTTGGCGCCCTCGTCGATCTGACACCTAACAATGTCAAAGACCTTGTTGCGGCCCGTATATCATCCATCTTCAAATATGCCGGTATCGATGGTGCTGGAGATAAGCACGTATACTTAACTGATGATACGGCTACTCGCAGAACAATCCAACTTGCACGCGATGTGGAAAAGGAGCTTGCAGACGGCAGTAAGGTTCTGCCAGTAATGATCTCCTATACCTGCAATCTCTCTTTAGGATACATAgaccagcagcttcaagatACAAAGGGTCTTACCTGCAGTCTTGCAAATCTGATCTTGGCTCTTAACATTGCGAATGGCGCAATCGACGACGATCACCCGGTGCCTGCAGGTTTTATTGTTAACGCTGACTTCCTTGGAGAAGGCCAAAAAGAGAATCTCACTGACTACCCCATGCCTGTCAGAGAACCATTACAAGGCGCCCTTGATCACTGGAAGATTGACAAGGAGATTCCTGCTTCCATCACCGACACTTTTGCAGGATATACTCATGGCGTCAATTGGCTTATTCGCACAGTGGCACCCAGTGTTACTTTTGGCTGGCAGGTTAATATCTGGGGCGGCGGCACTTCTACTTGGATTTACAATTCTGGCCCGGATAACAATGATCCATTCGTTGAAGCAAACAAAACTACTGCTTACATTAAGAAACTTGGCACTTATGACGGCGAATTCGCACCAGACTTCCTTGCTATAGACCGATACGAAGCCGATGACTGGACCAGGCGTGCCTACCCAAACGGCTATTTCTACGGTCCATACGAATGGCGTCGCTATTACGACTTTGTTAAAGATGTTAGTGTCAGTTTGCAGGTGCCTGTGATGCCCTGGCAGATTCCTGCAAGTCATGCGCCACTGGTGACGGATACTGTCTCGTCCGATTATGATTCTCAGCACTGGGGTACGGGAGGCAGCTATTTGTTGGGCGATGCCGATATCAACTCTGACTACCACAACATCAACCCTACCGTCTTGTTGCTGGAGCTCAACCCTACTCTGATCAAGGCCAAGACTGCAGCCGAAGTTTGGCAGCGCGGAGAGCCTTTTGACTTATCGCAGCCGGCGTATTTGGATTTCCCGCTTCGCGGCATATTTGCGGTTTTGTTGGGAGGAGGGTCCACCACTGGAGTCATTTCGACGGTTGGAAATGCTGGACCTTGGGTGACTGACAGGTTGAACGCATACGCACACAATCCAATCGGCTTTGATGATACTTCGTCTGACGcatccaaggccaaggcgagTCAATCTACGCGCATCGTTGGCTGGTGGTCGAAATTGTGGAAGGAGTGGCGAGGCGCAGAAAATGCCTAA
- a CDS encoding uncharacterized protein (SECRETED:SignalP(1-17)), producing MRALLFALAYGLQSVAAASTPVPSDSGEDVQASCSLSTFTKAGLLPQGASIENVTSVSQNGAYGEGAVNLGYPINPTGLPSLCAVIVKVISSNESSYRFGLFLPSPNQWTGRFLAVGNGGFAGGINWLDMGPGPHLGFATISTDTGHNSATADITWALNNIDKKSDWGWRAIHGSVQLGKKLTEAYYGSPVRYSYYSGCSTGGRQGLKEIQTSPDSFDGALIGAAAWYTSHINNYVVKLGMYNLPVTDPKHIPLALFSVLWAEVIRQCDGIDGVVDYIVSSPELCKFDYTPIRCKGSPSSSCFTDAQIGTAKKIYGDWYSSEDGRWLADGLTYSSEDQWYLYLNGTAPQAFGVEYVQNFLLNDPNWDWTTFNDSLVTYAEQHDPGNPTADQVNISPFKDRGGKIIMYHGQSDGIVPTKNSETYYNRTIDYFGGLETTTDFFRLFLIPGMQHCGLTSVGAPWNIGAASQSTTMATNMWSVPGFSDKKHDALLALVDWVENGNAVDQIVATSWNSLLNPYSGVYAQRPLCPWPKKAKYNGVGYVNAAQSWSCA from the exons ATGAGGGCTCTACTATTTGCTCTCGCCTACGGGCTCCAATCAGTCGCTGCCGCTTCGACACCAGTCCCATCAGATTCGGGCGAGGATGTGCAAGCATCATGCAGCTTATCGACATTTACAAAGGCAGGTCTCCTCCCCCAAGGAGCGAGCATTGAAAATGTCACATCTGTGTCGCAAAACGGAGCATATGGCGAAGGAGCGGTAAATCTAGGTTACCCGATCAATCCAACTGGCCTGCCTTCTTTATGCGCAGTTATTGTCAAAGTAATCAGTTCCAACGAGTCGAGTTATCGGTTCGGGCTTTTTTTACCCTCTCCGAATCAATGGACTGGCAGATTCCTAGCCGTTGGAAATGGAGGTTTTGCTGGTGGGATTAATTGGCTcgatat GGGTCCAGGGCCGCACCTTGGCTTTGCAACCATTTCCACAGACACAGGCCACAATTCCGCAACAGCAGACATCACTTGGGCGCTGAACAACATCGATAAGAAATCGGACTGGGGCTGGCGCGCGATTCACGGGAGCGTACAGCTCGGCAAGAAGCTGACTGAGGCTTACTATGGTTCGCCCGTCCGGTACTCGTACTACAGCGGGTGCTCAACGGGTGGTCGACAAGGGCTCAAAGAAATACAAACGTCTCCTGATAGCTTCGACGGCGCCCTTATTGGCGCTGCAGCTTGGTACACTAGCCATATCAACAACTATGTAGTCAAGCTGGGCATGTACAACTTGCCCGTGACCGACCCAAAACATATTCCACTCGCGCTCTTTTCGGTCCTTTGGGCCGAGGTGATCCGCCAATGCGATGGAATTGACGGGGTCGTTGATTACATCGTGAGCAGTCCCGAGCTATGCAAGTTTGACTATACCCCAATACGCTGCAAAGGCTCCCCTTCCTCAAGCTGCTTCACAGACGCCCAGATTGGCACTGCCAAGAAGATCTACGGTGACTGGTACTCCTCAGAGGATGGCCGGTGGCTGGCTGATGGTCTCACTTACAGCTCAGAGGATCAATGGTACCTCTACCTTAATGGCACCGCCCCGCAGGCCTTTGGGGTGGAATACGTACAGAACTTCCTCCTCAACGATCCCAACTGGGACTGGACCACCTTCAACGACAGCCTCGTCACTTATGCAGAGCAGCACGATCCTGGCAATCCAACAGCCGATCAGGTCAACATATCTCCTTTCAAAGACCGTGGCGGAAAAATCATCATGTACCATGGTCAGTCCGACGGCATTGTGCCCACCAAAAACTCGGAGACGTACTATAACCGCACCATCGACTACTTTGGTGGTCTAGAAACCACCACAGACTTTTTCCGCCTATTTCTCATTCCAGGTATGCAGCACTGTGGTTTGACGTCGGTAGGCGCGCCGTGGAATATTGGTGCTGCCTCTCAGTCTACCACTATGGCGACGAACATGTGGTCAGTTCCGGGATTCTCAGACAAGAAACATGACGCGCTGTTGGCCTTGGTGGACTGGGTTGAAAATGGGAATGCCGTAGACCAAATTGTTGCGACAAGCTGGAACAGCCTCTTAAATCCTTATTCGGGTGTATATGCGCAACGGCCCCTTTGTCCCTGgccaaagaaggcaaagtATAACGGTGTAGGCTATGTGAATGCTGCACAGAGTTGGTCGTGTGCATGA